The Poseidonibacter lekithochrous region AAAATAGATTTTTCACTATAATTGCTCAAATAATTTTTATAAGAGTAACAATGGAACTGACACAATCACAAATAAATGAATTTAATGAAAATGGATTTTTGATTATCAAAGATTTTGCGAAAGAAGAACTTTGCAATAATATTTTGGAAAAAGCAAAATCACACTTAGAGAGAAAACAAGCTCCAATTGAGAGTGAACAAGAGTATATGCAAGTAAGTGATGAGAATATAACTGTTCGAAGATTAAGACAAGTATATGATAGAGAAGAAGTATTTAAAGAGTGGATGACCTCAGATGATATTAGACCTATTTTAAAACAAGTGTTAAATGATACACCAGTACTTACCCTAGCACACCATAACTCAATAATGACTAAATTAGCCCATGAAAGTACTAGAACATTTTGGCATCAAGATAGAAGATATTGGAATTTTGAAAATGACAATTTAGTATCAGTATGGTTAAGTCTTGGAGATGAGTATTTAGAAAATGGTTTATTAGAGTTTATTCCAAAATCTCATAAATTAGATTTCTCTAAAGATAGATTTGATGATGATTCAAACTTCTTGGATTCAAATAAAGAAAATCAAGAACTTATAAAATCAAGAACATCTTCTAATCTTAAAAAAGGTGATGTAGTATTATTCCATTGTAAAACCCTACATCATGCAAGTAAAAATGCTAGTAATGAAGCAAAAATATCTTTTGTTTATACAGTAAGAGCAAAATCAAATGCACCTATAAAAAATACTAGAAGTGACTATAAGGAAGTGATTCTTGACTAATGATTTAATAAAACTAATAAAAGAGAAAACTACACTATCAAGTAAATCAATAGAAAATATTATTACTTTACTTGATGAGGGTTGTACAATTCCTTTTATTGCGAGATATAGAAAAGACTCTACTGGAAATGCTACGGATGAAGACTTAAGAGCTTTTGAGGAAGTATTCACTTATTCACAAAAACTTCTAAAAAGAAAAGAAGAGATAATTAATCTTTTAGATGAAAAAAACTTCTTAAATGATAAAGTAAAAAATAGTATAAATGAAGCTAAAACTCTACAAGCTTTAGAAGATATATACGCTCCATTTAAAGATAAAAAATCTTCTAGAACTTCAAGTGCCATTGAAAATGGTCTTGAACCACTAGCTAATATAATCCAATGTCTAAAATACACAAATCAAGAAGTAGAACAAAAAGCAAAACAATTTGTAAATAAAAATATCAAATCAAATGAAGAAGCAATAACTGGAGCAAAAGATATCATAGCTCAAAGATATGCTGATGATTTTAAATCAAAAGAGATTCTAAGATCTATGATTTCAAACTGGGGTGAGATTCAGATAAAAGAAGGAAAAGAGTTTCATAAATCTGGGGTTTATTCAAGTTTTGCAAACCAAACTGAAAAAATAAAATATATTAAATCTCATAGAACTTTAGCAATTTTAAGAGCTGTAAATGAAAAACAATTATCTATTAAAGTAGATATTGATGAAAAGCATATTTTAGAAAATATAAAAAAATACAAAATCCCATCATGGGCAAGTTCATCTAAAGATATAGTTTTTGATGCATATAAAGATGGGCTAAAAAGACTGCTTCTTCCAAGTCTAAAAAGAGAAGCTATAAACACTCTAAAAGAAAAAGCTAGTTCTGAAGCAATTGAGCTTTTTGGAAAGAACCTAAAAGAGTTACTTCAAACAGCACCACTAGTAAATCAAGTGATTTTAGGAATGGATCCAGGATTTGTATCTGGTTGTAAACTGGCAGTTATAGATGAAAATGGAATTTATTTAGATTCAGATGTAATCTATCCAACTAAACCAAAACAAAATACAGAAGCTTCAAATAAAACAGTATTAGCTCTCATCAAAAAATATGGTGTAACTTCTATTGCAATTGGTAATGGAACTGCTTCAAGAGAAACAGCAGAGTTTGCCTCAAATCTTATCAAAGATAATAACCTAGATATAAACTATGCAATTGTAAGTGAAATAGGTGCAAGTGTATATTCAGCTTCTAAAATAGCAGCGCACGAGTATCCAAATCTAGATGTAACAATAAGAGGAGCTATCTCAATAGCAGGACGACTTCGTGATCCAATGGCAACACTAGTGAAGATTGACCCAAAATCTTTAGGAATTGGTCAATATCAACATGATGTAAACCAAAAAGAGTTAGGCTTAAAACTAGAGAATACTACAGTGGATTTAGTAAATAAAGTAGGAGTTGATTTAAACTCTGCTTCATATAAACTACTATCTTTTATCTCTGGTATTTCAGAAAAACTAGCAAAAAATATAATTGAGCATAGAGATGGTATCAAAAAGTTCAATAGTAAAAATGAATTACTAAAAGTAAAAGGTTTAGGTGCAAAAGCATATGAACAAGCTGTAGGATTTCTTCGAATCAAAGATGGAAAATCAATCCTAGATAATACAGCAATTCACCCAGAAGATTATACAGTAACAAAAAACCTACAAAAAAAATACAATATAGAAGATATAAGAGATAATCAAATAGAGCAAATAGCAAATGAGCTAAATACAACTCCACTAAAACTAAGTGATATTATCCAAGAGTTAAAAAAACCAGGATATGACGTAAGAAGTGAATTTAATCAAGTGAAATTTGCCCAAGATGTAACAAAAATAGAAGACTTAAAAGAGGGATTCATCCTAAGTGGAATTGTACGAAATATCACAGACTTCGGAGCTTTTGTAGATATAGGACTAAAAAATGACGCCCTACTTCATATCTCACAAATAAGCCAGAAAAGAATCAATCACCCAAGTGAAGTTTTGAGTATCAATCAGAATTTAGAGAAGATAAAAGTTGTAAGTGTTGATTTGGAGAAACAAAGAGTCGGGTTAAGTTTAAAATAAAGGTAGATAGTGGAAAAAGAATTATTAGAGACTACAAAAAGTTTATCACCTATTATAATCGCTTTGATTACAATGGGTTCAGGAATAATATCTGCATTAATTACAATATACCTTACACCAAAGATAAAATTTAAATATGAAGATAAAAAAAGAAAAATTGAATATCAAATTGAATTAATCCAAAATATTAGGAATATGCTAGATACAGCTAATGATTTTCAAGAAATAAGAAGTTCATCGTATTGGGGATTTATAAAAGAGAATTTATCAGAAAGAGAAAAAGAAACTGTTTTAAATAAAGGAATTGTAGTTACAGTAGGTCTTCAATTTGTTAAAGACTCAGATTATCTAACAAGAAAAAGTACAATTTCATCAATGATTAGTAGAATTGAAAAAGAATGGGGATTAATAAAATAAATGTGAGCATTTTCAAAATAGTGTTAAGAAAAACTAAATTAAATCTGTAAAAAAATTTGAACTGTCTGAGCGGAGCGAGTTTTCAAATTTTAAGATTTCATTTAATTTTTTAGCTATTTTGGAATCTGCTCACGATTTTCTTTTGCTTCTTTTCTTTACTAAAAAGAAAAGAAAGAACTATCACAACTAACAAATATTAAATTCACAAAATAAAACTAAACATCGTTGACCACTATCAATGATATAAAATCCAATATTGATTACAATTATCATATTAATTCAAAACATCCCCAAGGATTTCAATAATGGAATACACACTAATTCTAATCGCTCACCTACTAGGTGCAATCATTTTCATAGGTTTTATTTTCGCAGACGTAATAGTCTTCCCAGCAGTTAAAAACAAATTTGGACAAGAGTTCCATGACAATATGATAGAAGCAATTGTAGGACGAGGTCTTAAAATCTATCCACCAATAGTTTTAATACTAATGGGTACAGGTGGATATATGTTCTCAAAATACATAAACAGCACTCTAGGATACTTTTCTACATCAATGCAGATCTTACTATGGGTTAAAGTGTTTTTCGTACTTCTAATCGTTCTAGGAGTGATTTATACTATGTATTGCAAACTTACTAAGACTGAACCAGTTGGATTTATGCATTACTTCCATACTTATGCTTTAATCTTAAGTATTCTAATTGTAATCATCGCAAAATTTATGTTTGTAGTTTAAATAAAATATTTTTAAAAGGATTTAAAAAATGTCATATACTTTAGTTTTAATTATTCACTTATTATGTGCAATCATCTTTATTGGGTTTGTATTTGCAGATGTTATTGTATTGCCTGCTATGAAAAAAGTTCTAAATGAAAAAGAACATCAAAATGTTGTAAATGCAATATCTGGAAGAGCTAGAAAAATATTCCCCTTAGCAGTTTTAACACTGATTCTAACTGGTGGATTTATGTTTTCAAAATATATAAATTCTGATGCTGGAATGTTTAATTCTTCACTTCAAATTCTTCTATTAATCAAATTTGTACTTGCAATGATTATTGCAGGTGGAATTGTATATTCTTTATCTTGTAAGTTTTTGAAAAAAGCTCCAAATCCTATAATGAAACATTTTCATAAGTTTGTATTAGTTGTGGGTGTTTGTATAGTTGTATTAGCTAAATTAATGTTCGTATAAAAGATTAAAACTAGAGAAATTTCTCTAGTTTTTAAAAGCGATTGCATCTACTTCAACTAAAACATTTTTAGGTAAAGTTTTTACTGCAACTGTTGCTCTTGCTGGTGCATCTTCTGCTCCAAAATATTCTGCATAAATTTCATTGAAAGCTACAAAGTTATCCATATCAGATAAGTAACAAGTAGTTTTTAAAACATTATCAAAAGATGAGTTTGCTTCTTCTAATACTGCTTTTAAATTTTCCATTACTTTTCTAGTTTGTTCTTGAACTCCACCTTCAATGATTTCCATTGTTTGTGCATCTAAAGGAATTTGTCCAGATAAAAATACTAATTTTTCAAAAGATGTAGCTTGATTATAAGGTCCAATTGCACTTGGAGCTTTTGTAGTTGATATAATTTGTTTCATTTTTTGCCCTTTTATTTTAAAAAGGCATTATACAATTTTTTTATAAAAGATGGTTTTATACTATTTTTCTATAGGAAAAAATAGTTCAAAATCCCTTTTGATATGACATAAGGTTTCATGATTTGCAAGGGTAAAACCTTGGTATTCTAAGGCCGCTAGTACAACTGCTTTTGAGTATGCTAATACAGTTTCATCTTCTAAATATTTAGAAATTTTCACCCATTTTGCATCTATAATTTCATTTGTATCTTGGATATTTATTTCAAGCGTTTTTGGTTTTGCAATACATAATACATATAAATTTGATTTATGAAATTGGTGTGGATAGAAATGACCTAAAGATATAATAGATTGGAATTCTACTTTAATACCAGTCTCTTCAAGAACTTCTCTCTCTAATGCAGATGATATCATCTCGCCATTATCAATATGTCCACCAGGAAGTTTATATCCAATAGTTGATATTTTCTCTTTGATTACTAATAACTCTTCATTTTCATTGATTACAACAGCACCAACACCTAAAGTATGGTTGGCACTTGTTGGAATAATTGCATTAGGAATTAATCTTTTCACTACAAGTACATAAGCCTCATCACATGAATGAAAAATAAAACCTCTTGAAGTAGATATTGGAATAAAGTCAGATTTTGAAATATCAATATAAATCCAAATAAGATTTCTTCTATCTTGTGTTTCTTCTATTAAAAAATCAAGATTTATCTCAAACTCTTCTTTAGAATTAGGAAGGTCTTTTGACTCAATTGTTATTCCATTATAAGGGTCTAAAACAGTATTAAAACAACCAATTTTTTCTACGCTTGTATTATTCATATCTAGCCCTTTTTATTTATGATAACTAAAGTACAATTAAATCTATTAATGAGTAAGCAATTAATAACATAATAAAACCAATAGAAATATCTAGGATTTTCCAAGTTATTGGTTTTTTAAATAAAGGTATTAAAGCCCTAGCTCCAAAACCTAAAAGAGTAAACCATACAGTAGAAGCACTAATAGCTCCTAATAAAAAGTATAGTTTTAAATCATCCGAAATATTAGCCCCAATTCCACCAATAAGTAATACTGTATCAAGATAAGTATGTGGGTTTAAAAAAGTAAATACCAATAACATAGTAATTACTTTTTTTAATGGATTAGTTTTTATTTGGTCATCTATTTGCATACTTTCATTTTTGAAAGCAGCTTTAAAAGATAGGAGAGAATAGAAGACTAAAAAAACTATTCCAATTACGGCAATAGAATTAATTAAAAGTTGATTTCCTTTTATAAAAAAACCAAGTCCTAATACTCCAGCTGAGATTAATAGAAAATCAAAAATAATACATAAACTAACAGCTAATAAAACATATTGTCTCATTAGTCCTAGTTTTAATACATACGCATTTTGAGCTCCAATTGCAACGATTAAAGAAAACGTTACTATGAAACCTTTCAGATATATATCAAGCACCTAAATAAGCCTTTGATAGATTTACTAAACCACTTACAACAAATTGTACAGCAATAGCTCC contains the following coding sequences:
- a CDS encoding phytanoyl-CoA dioxygenase family protein; translated protein: MELTQSQINEFNENGFLIIKDFAKEELCNNILEKAKSHLERKQAPIESEQEYMQVSDENITVRRLRQVYDREEVFKEWMTSDDIRPILKQVLNDTPVLTLAHHNSIMTKLAHESTRTFWHQDRRYWNFENDNLVSVWLSLGDEYLENGLLEFIPKSHKLDFSKDRFDDDSNFLDSNKENQELIKSRTSSNLKKGDVVLFHCKTLHHASKNASNEAKISFVYTVRAKSNAPIKNTRSDYKEVILD
- a CDS encoding Tex-like N-terminal domain-containing protein encodes the protein MTNDLIKLIKEKTTLSSKSIENIITLLDEGCTIPFIARYRKDSTGNATDEDLRAFEEVFTYSQKLLKRKEEIINLLDEKNFLNDKVKNSINEAKTLQALEDIYAPFKDKKSSRTSSAIENGLEPLANIIQCLKYTNQEVEQKAKQFVNKNIKSNEEAITGAKDIIAQRYADDFKSKEILRSMISNWGEIQIKEGKEFHKSGVYSSFANQTEKIKYIKSHRTLAILRAVNEKQLSIKVDIDEKHILENIKKYKIPSWASSSKDIVFDAYKDGLKRLLLPSLKREAINTLKEKASSEAIELFGKNLKELLQTAPLVNQVILGMDPGFVSGCKLAVIDENGIYLDSDVIYPTKPKQNTEASNKTVLALIKKYGVTSIAIGNGTASRETAEFASNLIKDNNLDINYAIVSEIGASVYSASKIAAHEYPNLDVTIRGAISIAGRLRDPMATLVKIDPKSLGIGQYQHDVNQKELGLKLENTTVDLVNKVGVDLNSASYKLLSFISGISEKLAKNIIEHRDGIKKFNSKNELLKVKGLGAKAYEQAVGFLRIKDGKSILDNTAIHPEDYTVTKNLQKKYNIEDIRDNQIEQIANELNTTPLKLSDIIQELKKPGYDVRSEFNQVKFAQDVTKIEDLKEGFILSGIVRNITDFGAFVDIGLKNDALLHISQISQKRINHPSEVLSINQNLEKIKVVSVDLEKQRVGLSLK
- a CDS encoding RidA family protein, producing the protein MKQIISTTKAPSAIGPYNQATSFEKLVFLSGQIPLDAQTMEIIEGGVQEQTRKVMENLKAVLEEANSSFDNVLKTTCYLSDMDNFVAFNEIYAEYFGAEDAPARATVAVKTLPKNVLVEVDAIAFKN
- a CDS encoding NUDIX hydrolase: MNNTSVEKIGCFNTVLDPYNGITIESKDLPNSKEEFEINLDFLIEETQDRRNLIWIYIDISKSDFIPISTSRGFIFHSCDEAYVLVVKRLIPNAIIPTSANHTLGVGAVVINENEELLVIKEKISTIGYKLPGGHIDNGEMISSALEREVLEETGIKVEFQSIISLGHFYPHQFHKSNLYVLCIAKPKTLEINIQDTNEIIDAKWVKISKYLEDETVLAYSKAVVLAALEYQGFTLANHETLCHIKRDFELFFPIEK
- a CDS encoding LysE/ArgO family amino acid transporter; this translates as MLDIYLKGFIVTFSLIVAIGAQNAYVLKLGLMRQYVLLAVSLCIIFDFLLISAGVLGLGFFIKGNQLLINSIAVIGIVFLVFYSLLSFKAAFKNESMQIDDQIKTNPLKKVITMLLVFTFLNPHTYLDTVLLIGGIGANISDDLKLYFLLGAISASTVWFTLLGFGARALIPLFKKPITWKILDISIGFIMLLIAYSLIDLIVL